A region from the Thermanaeromonas toyohensis ToBE genome encodes:
- a CDS encoding aconitase family protein produces the protein MVRLQAMHFIHRILAVAAGREKVESGEVIKVPVDLALGHDGTAEKVLTHWPPGGKVSIPQKTVFTLDHLLPAPTVEARELHRRLLEFGREQNIYVLARGEGVLHQVVAEQFTPRRGWIIAGADGHVATSGAFGALAFTVKPEELVEVLLTGNLLVRVPPVYTVEVGGRLPAGVTARDLALEVLRNLDRERIQGAALVFQGEGVWTLSTASQMALCNLIGETGATTGLVIPPEEVEVGREPELKVEVSNLKPLVACPPSPFNVRPLEELEGLPISQGVVGGCSSGRLEDIRELLLGLAGHTVHKNVTLLVTPASREILTTMEREGLTQILREQGALILPPGCGPCPGKHLGLLAPGDRVLAATVRNTPGRMGASTAEIYLASPRAVGAAAAVGYLVSPG, from the coding sequence GTGGTGAGGCTTCAGGCTATGCATTTCATCCACCGTATATTAGCTGTAGCTGCTGGCCGGGAAAAGGTAGAAAGCGGCGAAGTTATTAAGGTACCAGTAGATCTAGCTTTGGGGCATGACGGGACAGCGGAGAAGGTGCTCACCCATTGGCCTCCGGGTGGTAAGGTAAGCATCCCCCAAAAGACTGTGTTTACTTTAGATCATCTTTTACCGGCCCCTACTGTAGAAGCGCGGGAGTTGCACAGGCGTCTTCTAGAGTTTGGACGGGAACAAAATATATATGTATTAGCCCGAGGTGAAGGAGTTCTTCATCAGGTAGTAGCGGAACAATTTACTCCCCGGCGGGGATGGATAATAGCCGGTGCTGATGGCCATGTAGCTACGTCCGGGGCTTTTGGCGCCTTAGCCTTTACCGTTAAACCCGAAGAATTAGTAGAAGTGCTTTTAACCGGTAACCTGTTAGTACGGGTACCTCCGGTATATACGGTAGAAGTTGGGGGCCGCCTGCCAGCGGGGGTAACAGCACGGGATTTAGCCCTAGAAGTATTGAGGAATTTAGACCGCGAAAGAATCCAAGGGGCGGCTTTGGTCTTTCAAGGAGAAGGGGTGTGGACTTTAAGTACCGCTAGCCAGATGGCTTTATGTAACCTTATAGGGGAAACAGGTGCAACGACGGGGTTAGTGATACCACCAGAAGAAGTAGAGGTGGGAAGGGAGCCTGAACTGAAGGTAGAGGTGAGCAACCTTAAGCCCCTAGTAGCTTGCCCACCTTCCCCTTTTAACGTACGGCCCTTGGAAGAACTCGAGGGGTTGCCCATTAGCCAGGGGGTAGTAGGTGGGTGCTCCAGTGGACGGCTGGAAGATATAAGGGAATTGCTCTTAGGACTTGCTGGACATACAGTGCATAAGAATGTAACCCTTCTAGTTACTCCGGCTTCTCGGGAGATTTTAACTACTATGGAAAGGGAGGGTTTGACCCAAATTTTACGGGAGCAAGGTGCCCTAATACTTCCACCGGGTTGCGGACCGTGTCCGGGTAAGCATTTAGGGCTTTTAGCTCCAGGAGATCGGGTTTTGGCTGCTACAGTACGGAATACTCCTGGTCGTATGGGTGCTAGTACGGCAGAGATCTACTTGGCTTCTCCCCGGGCGGTAGGAGCAGCGGCTGCCGTAGGGTACCTCGTTAGTCCAGGGTAG
- a CDS encoding SLC13 family permease, translating into MSVPVISLLALIFVIVISCIFPLNIGAMSLGLSLLVGHYLGGVKIAEIIKGYPTNIFLMLAGTTYLFALAQVNGTLEKIVKYAIKGVRGNVAILPIIFFFLAFALSSMGPGQITIAALMAPMAMLLAEEVGISPLLMAIVVGNGGQAGAMSPIAPAGVITAGLTSKMGLSGVSGVLWLNQLLGHFIVSVLAYIIYGGLKLWKAKDTGERQVLANLEIEPFTRNQWITFIAILVFVIGALFFKMDVGLGGFLIGTILALFKIADEGKAIKQMPWGTILFVCGVTVLIELMKNIGGMDLFAGIIASVSTPFTLTLVTGFLAALISAYASTIGVILPAFIPMAPMLLQKVGAPSTELIPLLSTIVVCGFLTDLSPLSTTGAIFYANAGEKTNKQKLFRDMLIWGLSMSVVGAVISWLAFTVLRLP; encoded by the coding sequence ATGTCGGTGCCTGTAATTTCTTTGTTAGCCCTGATTTTTGTAATTGTTATTAGCTGTATTTTTCCTCTGAATATCGGCGCCATGTCCCTGGGATTATCCCTTCTTGTGGGGCATTATCTAGGTGGTGTTAAAATAGCCGAGATAATCAAAGGGTACCCCACGAATATATTCTTGATGCTAGCTGGTACTACGTATTTATTCGCCTTAGCCCAGGTGAATGGTACTTTAGAAAAAATTGTTAAGTACGCTATAAAGGGTGTACGGGGTAATGTAGCTATCCTTCCCATTATCTTTTTCTTCCTCGCCTTTGCCCTTTCCTCCATGGGCCCAGGCCAAATAACCATTGCTGCCTTGATGGCACCCATGGCCATGCTTTTGGCGGAGGAAGTAGGTATCAGCCCCTTGCTTATGGCCATTGTAGTGGGAAACGGTGGGCAGGCTGGCGCTATGTCGCCTATCGCTCCGGCGGGGGTTATAACGGCAGGGTTAACTAGCAAGATGGGCCTTTCTGGAGTAAGCGGTGTCTTGTGGCTAAACCAGCTCCTGGGGCACTTTATTGTATCTGTGTTAGCTTACATCATTTATGGAGGGCTAAAACTATGGAAGGCTAAAGATACCGGCGAGCGGCAGGTCCTGGCTAACTTAGAGATCGAGCCCTTTACCCGCAACCAGTGGATAACCTTCATAGCCATTTTAGTGTTCGTTATAGGCGCCCTCTTCTTTAAGATGGATGTAGGACTGGGCGGCTTCCTTATCGGTACTATCCTCGCTCTATTTAAGATAGCTGATGAAGGTAAAGCCATTAAGCAAATGCCCTGGGGTACCATCTTATTTGTATGCGGCGTTACGGTGCTTATCGAGCTGATGAAGAATATCGGTGGTATGGATCTTTTTGCCGGAATTATAGCTAGTGTTTCCACACCCTTCACCCTTACCTTAGTCACGGGTTTCCTGGCTGCGCTGATCTCTGCTTACGCTAGCACTATAGGTGTTATTTTACCAGCTTTCATCCCTATGGCTCCCATGTTGCTACAGAAGGTCGGGGCCCCTTCTACAGAGCTCATACCCTTGCTCTCTACTATTGTGGTTTGCGGCTTCCTTACCGATCTTAGCCCCCTTTCTACCACTGGCGCTATCTTTTACGCCAATGCGGGCGAGAAGACCAACAAGCAAAAGCTCTTCCGGGATATGCTTATCTGGGGCTTATCCATGTCAGTAGTGGGAGCGGTGATAAGCTGGCTAGCCTTTACAGTCTTGCGGTTGCCGTAA